In Pyrus communis chromosome 8, drPyrComm1.1, whole genome shotgun sequence, one genomic interval encodes:
- the LOC137743432 gene encoding galactinol synthase 2-like gives MSSADSKLRDLQESPLSRDHDQIRSQMDGRGASSLKGIPIIIPDLKPQGAFSAASEPRRAFLTMLAGNYDEAVFGVVGLAKGLKKVMSKYALVVAFLADMSEEHCKLLASNGCIVKRIEPVFRASYGTNYSKLCIWEFEEYDKMIYLDGNVQVFKNIDHMFDYPDSYFYAALDCFCDKSWSRNPQHKIGYCQQWPNKAQWDPTSGPKPPLYFNADMFVFEPSLATYGDLVKTLQTSSTTAFAEQDLLNEFFKDKLVALAPHYNLMVPMLWRHPEAVELDRVKVVNYCASGSKPWSYTGKEENMEREDVKMLVDKWWEIYDDDSLDYKKTLTSAKAGRGTCQVNLQPVTSAEAGKGTDQVNLQPSEAGFPETGADEFTFAPFAA, from the exons ATGTCGAGCGCCGATTCCAAACTCAGAGACCTCCAGGAGTCCCCACTCTCCCGCGACCACGATCAGATCCGATCTCAGATGGATGGTCGAGGTGCCAGCAGTCTCAAGGGGATCCCCATCATCATCCCCGATCT GAAACCTCAAGGTGCGTTCTCGGCAGCCAGTGAACCCAGGAGGGCCTTTTTGACCATGTTGGCTGGAAACTATGACGAGGCCGTGTTCGGTGTAGTTGGGTTGGCCAAGGGCTTGAAGAAAGTGATGAGCAAGTACGCCCTGGTTGTGGCTTTCTTGGCGGATATGTCTGAAGAGCACTGCAAGCTTCTGGCCTCCAACGGCTGCATCGTGAAAAGGATTGAGCCCGTGTTCAGGGCCTCATATGGCACAAATTACTCCaagctttgcatttgggag TTTGAGGAGTATGACAAAATGATCTACTTGGACGGAAACGTCCAAGTCTTTAAGAACATTGATCACATGTTTGACTACCCTGACTCCTATTTCTATGCGGCGCTGGACTGCTTCTGTGACAAGTCTTGGAGCCGCAACCCACAGCACAAGATTGGGTACTGCCAGCAGTGGCCCAACAAGGCTCAGTGGGACCCCACATCGGGCCCTAAGCCTCCTCTTTACTTCAATGCTGACATGTTTGTCTTTGAGCCCAGCTTGGCGACTTACGGTGACCTCGTCAAAACCCTCCAGACTTCTTCTACCACCGCCTTTGCAGAGCAG GATCTTCTGAACGAGTTTTTCAAGGACAAGTTGGTGGCCCTGGCTCCTCATTACAACCTTATGGTGCCCATGCTCTGGCGTCACCCAGAGGCCGTTGAGCTTGACAGGGTCAAAGTCGTTAACTATTGTGCTAGT GGGTCTAAGCCATGGAGTTATACTGGGAAGGAAGAAAACATGGAGAGGGAAGATGTTAAGATGCTAGTGGACAAATGGTGGGAGATATACGATGATGACTCTTTGGACTACAAGAAGACTCTGACTTCAGCTAAAGCTGGAAGAGGCACATGCCAAGTTAACCTACAGCCTGTGACATCAGCTGAGGCTGGAAAGGGCACAGACCAAGTTAATTTGCAGCCGTCAGAAGCTGGATTTCCTGAGACTGGCGCTGACGAATTCACCTTCGCCCCATTCGCTGCTTGA
- the LOC137743714 gene encoding galactinol synthase 2-like, with the protein MSSTDPKHRDLVESPLAGDDDDIRSQTYRLVAIMHRDLVIRKAQGRRAYVTMLAGDYDEALIGAVGLVKGLKKVTSQYPLVVAVLPDVSEKDRKLLASHGCIVKEIEPVIMASYVTDYSKLRIWELEEYDKMIYLDVFVQVFENIDHMFDYPDSYFYATLDCFCEKSWSHSPQHKIGYCQQWPNMVQMDPTLGPKPPLYFNASMFVFEPSSVTYRDLVKTLQTSRTTAFAEQDLLNVVFKDKLVALAPHYNLLLPMLWRHPEAVELDRVKVVNYCANGSKPWTYTGKEENMEREDVKMLVNKWEEIYSDDSLDYKETLTSAEVEKGTDQVNVNPSEAAFSETGAVEFISGPSAA; encoded by the exons ATGTCGAGCACCGATCCCAAACACAGAGACCTCGTGGAGTCCCCACTCGCTGGCGACGACGATGACATCCGATCTCAAACCTATCGTCTGGTTGCCATCATGCACAGAGATC TCGTCATTAGGAAAGCTCAAGGTAGGAGGGCCTATGTGACCATGTTGGCTGGAGACTATGACGAGGCTTTGATCGGTGCGGTTGGGTTGGTCAAGGGCTTGAAAAAAGTGACGAGCCAATACCCGCTGGTTGTGGCTGTCTTGCCGGATGTGTCTGAAAAAGATCGCAAGCTTCTGGCCTCCCATGGCTGCATAGTGAAAGAGATTGAGCCTGTGATCATGGCCTCATATGTCACAGATTACTCCAAGCTTCGCATTTGGGAG CTTGAGGAGTATGACAAAATGATCTACTTGGACGTTTTCGTCCAAGTCTTTGAGAACATTGACCACATGTTTGATTACCCTGACTCCTACTTCTATGCGACGCTGGACTGCTTCTGCGAGAAGTCTTGGAGCCACAGTCCACAGCACAAGATTGGGTACTGCCAGCAATGGCCAAACATGGTCCAGATGGACCCCACATTGGGCCCCAAGCCTCCTCTTTACTTCAATGCTAGCATGTTTGTGTTTGAGCCCAGCTCGGTGACCTACCGTGACCTCGTCAAGACCCTGCAGACTTCTCGTACTACCGCTTTTGCAGAGCAG GATCTTCTGAACGTGGTTTTCAAGGACAAGTTGGTGGCCCTGGCTCCACATTACAACCTTTTGCTGCCCATGCTCTGGCGTCACCCAGAGGCCGTTGAGCTTGACAGGGTCAAAGTTGTTAACTATTGTGCTAAT GGGTCTAAGCCATGGACTTACACTGGGAAGGAAGAGAACATGGAGAGGGAAGATGTTAAGATGCTGGTGAACAAATGGGAGGAAATATACAGTGATGACTCTTTGGACTACAAGGAGACTCTGACTTCAGCTGAGGTTGAGAAGGGCACAGACCAAGTTAACGTGAATCCATCCGAAGCGGCGTTTTCCGAGACTGGCGCTGTCGAATTCATCTCCGGCCCATCTGCTGCTTGA